Proteins encoded within one genomic window of Streptomyces taklimakanensis:
- a CDS encoding UvrD-helicase domain-containing protein, translating to MPAQLTDPDDLRRLLGIPFTAEQLECITAPPAPQVIVAGAGSGKTTVMAARVVWLVGTGQVAPERVLGLTFTNKAAGELADRVRKALHRAGVSEPDPVDPDHAPGEPRISTYHAFAGQLLTEHGLRLGIEPSARLLADATRYQLAASVLRTASGPFTALTKSVGELVRDLLALDGELSEHLVEPERLRRYDTDLLDLLESGEVKLTNAALRRVPETARGRLELLGLVEEYRRRKRERELIDFGDQMALSATLARDVPEVGRILREEYAVVLLDEYQDTSVAQRVLLAGLFGSGTGHAVTAVGDPCQAIYGWRGASVANLDDFPEHFPHADGTPARRHALSENRRSGGRLLELANGLAAPLRARHAGVEALRPAPGAERDGLVRCALLRTHAEEIAWLADSVAHLVRTGTPPGEIAVLCRTAADFAEIQGALVARDVPVEVVGLSGLLHLPEIADLVAMCEVLQDPTANASLVRLLTGPRWRIGPRDLALLGRRARLLVPGGPCTPDGSVDVEARLAAAVEGTDPAEVVSLADALDTFLEPGGHEDSLPFSAEARVRFARLAAEIRELRRSLADPLMDVLHRVLSVTGLEIELSASPHALAARRRETLGTFLDVAAGFASLDGQSTLMAFLGFLRTAVEYEKGLDGSLPGGENTVKVLTAHKSKGLEWDVVAVPGLVRKNFPSEQARESWLAQPRVLPPDLRGDAATLPRLEGWTAKDRKNYDEAVKEHQHTEELRLGYVTFTRPRSLLLGSGHWWGPSQKTPRGPSAFLTALREHCEADPRHGEVEHWAEEPAEGEENPALEEAAEERAWPLPLDEEALTRRRRAAARVVAHLDGRTLPRPRTEPVDGAGDDGPEAAEAAEAAELTPQEARLVASWDRDLGTLAAELRRARSGVREVPLPASLSATQLVRLATDPDGFARDLARPMPRPPRSAAARRGTRFHAWVESRFEELELPLLYPEELPGGEDGEDGEDGEENAPRGAAGAARPSAAEIDDEKDLAELKEAFARTPYAHRTPHRVEEPFQLTLAGRVVRGRIDAVYRDEDGGGFEIVDWKTGRSQRADPLQLAVYRLAWAERHGLPLSAVRAAFLHVRSGELVRPARLPGRAELERLLSHGPGEGEAPGEPDGAGIPEARRGTAADSGTGGASG from the coding sequence GTGCCCGCACAGCTCACCGATCCCGACGACCTCCGGCGCCTCCTCGGCATCCCCTTCACCGCCGAGCAGTTGGAGTGCATCACCGCACCTCCGGCGCCGCAGGTCATCGTGGCCGGAGCCGGGTCGGGCAAGACGACGGTGATGGCCGCCCGCGTCGTCTGGCTGGTGGGCACCGGCCAGGTCGCCCCCGAACGGGTGCTCGGCCTGACCTTCACCAACAAGGCGGCCGGCGAACTGGCCGACCGGGTGCGCAAGGCCCTGCACCGCGCCGGCGTGTCGGAGCCGGACCCGGTCGACCCCGACCACGCCCCCGGCGAGCCGCGGATCTCCACCTACCACGCCTTCGCCGGGCAGTTGTTGACCGAGCACGGGCTGCGACTGGGCATCGAGCCCTCGGCCCGGTTGCTCGCCGACGCCACCCGCTACCAGCTCGCCGCCTCCGTGCTGCGCACCGCCTCCGGACCCTTCACGGCCCTGACCAAGTCCGTCGGCGAACTCGTCCGCGATCTGCTGGCGCTCGACGGCGAACTCTCCGAACACCTGGTGGAACCCGAGAGGCTGCGGCGGTACGACACCGACCTGCTCGACCTGTTGGAGAGCGGCGAGGTGAAGCTCACCAACGCCGCCCTGCGCCGGGTCCCCGAGACGGCACGGGGCCGGTTGGAACTGCTGGGCCTGGTGGAGGAGTACCGCCGCCGCAAGCGGGAGCGCGAACTGATCGACTTCGGCGACCAGATGGCCCTGTCGGCGACGCTGGCCCGGGACGTCCCCGAGGTCGGACGGATCCTGCGCGAGGAGTACGCCGTGGTGCTGCTCGACGAGTACCAGGACACCTCCGTCGCCCAACGCGTCCTGCTGGCGGGGCTCTTCGGATCGGGAACCGGCCACGCCGTCACCGCCGTCGGCGACCCCTGCCAGGCCATCTACGGCTGGCGCGGCGCGTCCGTGGCCAACCTCGACGACTTCCCCGAGCACTTCCCCCACGCCGACGGCACCCCCGCCCGCCGGCACGCCCTGAGCGAGAACCGCCGCAGCGGCGGGCGGCTGCTGGAGCTGGCCAACGGCCTGGCCGCCCCGCTGCGCGCCCGCCACGCCGGGGTGGAGGCGCTGCGCCCCGCCCCCGGCGCCGAACGCGACGGCCTGGTGCGCTGCGCCCTGCTGCGCACCCACGCCGAGGAGATCGCCTGGCTGGCCGACTCCGTCGCCCACCTGGTGAGGACCGGCACCCCGCCCGGCGAGATCGCCGTGCTGTGCCGCACCGCCGCCGACTTCGCCGAGATCCAGGGCGCGTTGGTGGCCCGTGACGTGCCGGTCGAGGTCGTCGGCCTGTCCGGGCTGCTGCACCTGCCGGAGATCGCCGACCTGGTCGCCATGTGCGAGGTCCTCCAGGACCCGACGGCCAACGCCTCCCTGGTACGGCTGCTCACCGGCCCCCGCTGGCGCATCGGCCCGCGCGACCTGGCCCTGCTGGGGCGGCGCGCCCGGCTGCTGGTCCCCGGCGGGCCGTGCACCCCGGACGGCTCCGTGGACGTCGAGGCGCGGCTGGCCGCGGCCGTGGAGGGCACCGACCCGGCCGAGGTGGTCTCCCTCGCCGACGCCCTGGACACCTTCCTGGAACCGGGTGGCCACGAGGACTCGCTGCCGTTCTCGGCCGAGGCCCGGGTGCGGTTCGCCCGGCTGGCCGCCGAGATAAGGGAGTTGCGTCGCTCGCTCGCCGATCCGCTGATGGACGTCCTGCACCGGGTGCTGTCCGTCACCGGCCTGGAGATCGAGCTCTCCGCCTCCCCGCACGCCCTGGCCGCCCGCCGCCGCGAGACCCTGGGCACCTTCCTGGACGTGGCCGCCGGCTTCGCCTCCCTGGACGGACAGTCCACCCTGATGGCCTTCCTGGGCTTCCTGCGCACCGCCGTCGAGTACGAGAAGGGACTGGACGGCTCGCTGCCCGGCGGCGAGAACACCGTCAAGGTGCTCACCGCGCACAAGTCCAAGGGGCTGGAGTGGGACGTGGTGGCCGTACCCGGACTGGTGCGGAAGAACTTCCCCAGCGAGCAGGCGCGCGAGTCCTGGCTCGCCCAACCCCGGGTGCTCCCGCCCGACCTGCGCGGCGACGCGGCCACCCTGCCGCGGTTGGAGGGCTGGACGGCGAAGGACCGGAAGAACTACGACGAGGCGGTCAAGGAGCACCAGCACACCGAGGAGCTGCGCCTGGGGTACGTCACCTTCACCCGTCCCCGTTCCCTGCTGCTGGGCTCGGGCCACTGGTGGGGGCCGAGCCAGAAGACGCCGCGCGGCCCCTCGGCCTTCCTGACGGCCCTGCGCGAACACTGCGAGGCCGACCCCCGGCACGGCGAGGTCGAGCACTGGGCCGAGGAACCGGCGGAGGGCGAGGAGAACCCGGCCCTGGAGGAGGCGGCCGAGGAACGTGCCTGGCCGCTGCCCCTGGACGAGGAGGCGCTGACGCGCCGCCGTCGCGCCGCCGCCCGGGTCGTCGCCCACCTGGACGGCCGGACGCTGCCCCGGCCCCGTACGGAACCGGTCGACGGGGCGGGCGACGACGGACCGGAGGCGGCGGAAGCCGCGGAAGCCGCCGAGCTGACCCCCCAGGAGGCACGGCTCGTCGCCTCCTGGGACCGCGACCTGGGTACTCTCGCCGCCGAACTGCGCCGGGCGCGGTCGGGGGTGCGCGAGGTGCCGCTGCCCGCCTCCCTGTCGGCCACCCAGCTCGTCCGCCTGGCCACCGACCCCGACGGTTTCGCGCGGGACCTGGCCCGCCCCATGCCACGGCCGCCGCGGTCCGCGGCGGCCCGGCGCGGTACCCGCTTCCACGCCTGGGTGGAGTCCCGCTTCGAGGAGCTGGAACTGCCCCTGCTCTACCCCGAGGAGCTGCCGGGCGGCGAGGACGGGGAGGACGGCGAGGACGGCGAGGAGAACGCGCCGCGCGGCGCGGCCGGCGCGGCCCGCCCGTCGGCCGCGGAGATCGACGACGAGAAGGACCTGGCCGAACTGAAGGAGGCCTTCGCCCGCACGCCCTACGCGCACCGCACCCCCCACCGGGTCGAGGAACCCTTCCAGCTCACGCTCGCGGGGCGGGTGGTCCGCGGCCGGATCGACGCGGTGTACCGGGACGAGGACGGCGGGGGCTTCGAGATCGTCGACTGGAAGACCGGGCGGTCCCAACGGGCCGATCCCCTCCAGTTGGCCGTCTACCGCCTCGCCTGGGCCGAACGGCACGGACTGCCGCTGTCGGCCGTCCGCGCCGCCTTCCTCCACGTCCGCAGCGGCGAGCTGGTCCGGCCCGCCCGGCTGCCCGGCCGTGCCGAACTGGAACGGCTGCTGTCACACGGTCCGGGGGAGGGGGAGGCGCCGGGCGAGCCGGACGGGGCCGGGATCCCGGAGGCCCGGCGGGGCACGGCGGCCGATTCCGGTACGGGTGGGGCGTCCGGATAG
- the nudC gene encoding NAD(+) diphosphatase, translating into MITWPDHTTDHRPIALTATGGIDRAAHHRLDEAWLGAAWSHPTTRCFVVSGGQVLIEDTEDGRTELVTMPSFDAPLTEAHRYFLGVDEDGVRYFALQKDSLPGRMDGAARPAGLREAGALLSERDAQLMVHAVALENWQRMHRFCSRCGERTAIVAAGHVRRCPACGAEHYPRTDPAVIMLVTDPEGRALLGRQVHWPKGRFSTLAGFVEPGESLEQAVVREAGEEAGVAIDRVEYVASQPWPFPSSLMLGFVAHATSAEIRVDGEEIEEARWFSREELRDAFASGEVLPPAGISIAARLIELWYGEPLPLP; encoded by the coding sequence GTGATCACCTGGCCCGACCACACCACCGACCACCGCCCGATCGCGCTCACCGCCACCGGTGGCATCGACCGCGCGGCCCACCACCGGCTGGACGAGGCGTGGCTCGGGGCGGCCTGGAGCCACCCGACGACCCGCTGCTTCGTGGTGTCCGGCGGGCAGGTGCTGATCGAGGACACCGAGGACGGCCGCACCGAATTGGTGACCATGCCGTCCTTCGACGCGCCCCTGACCGAGGCGCACCGTTACTTCCTGGGCGTGGACGAGGACGGCGTGCGCTACTTCGCGCTCCAGAAGGACTCGTTGCCGGGACGGATGGACGGCGCGGCCCGTCCGGCGGGGCTGCGGGAGGCGGGCGCGCTGCTCTCCGAGCGCGACGCCCAGCTGATGGTGCACGCCGTGGCGCTGGAGAACTGGCAGCGGATGCACCGCTTCTGCTCGCGCTGCGGCGAGCGGACGGCCATCGTCGCGGCCGGCCACGTCCGCCGCTGCCCGGCCTGCGGCGCCGAGCACTACCCGCGCACCGATCCCGCCGTGATCATGCTGGTGACGGATCCCGAGGGGCGGGCCCTGCTCGGTCGCCAGGTGCACTGGCCCAAGGGCCGCTTCTCCACGCTCGCGGGCTTCGTCGAGCCCGGCGAGTCGCTGGAGCAGGCGGTCGTGCGGGAGGCGGGTGAGGAGGCCGGGGTCGCGATCGACCGGGTCGAGTACGTCGCCAGCCAGCCGTGGCCCTTTCCGTCCAGCCTGATGCTGGGCTTCGTGGCGCACGCCACCTCCGCCGAGATCCGGGTGGACGGCGAGGAGATCGAGGAGGCCCGCTGGTTCTCCCGCGAGGAACTGCGCGACGCGTTCGCCTCCGGCGAGGTGCTGCCGCCGGCGGGCATCTCGATCGCGGCCCGGCTGATCGAGCTGTGGTACGGGGAGCCGCTGCCGCTGCCGTGA
- a CDS encoding mycoredoxin translates to MAGTVTMYSTTWCGYCRRLKGQMDREGIAYTEVNIEHDPEAAAFVEKVNNGNQLVPTVLFPDGSALPNPSIAQVREKVGA, encoded by the coding sequence ATGGCGGGAACGGTGACCATGTACAGCACCACCTGGTGCGGCTACTGCCGCCGACTCAAGGGGCAGATGGACCGCGAGGGAATCGCGTACACCGAGGTCAACATCGAGCACGACCCGGAGGCCGCGGCCTTCGTGGAGAAGGTCAACAACGGCAACCAGCTCGTTCCGACCGTGCTCTTCCCCGACGGCTCGGCCCTCCCCAACCCGTCGATAGCGCAGGTCAGGGAGAAGGTCGGCGCCTGA
- a CDS encoding ATP-dependent DNA helicase UvrD2, which yields MTAATPPSPFPNVPESPDAVLEGLDPEQREVATALHGPVCVLAGAGTGKTRAITHRIAYGVRAGILPPASVLAVTFTNRAAGEMRGRLRQLGAGGVQARTFHSAALRQLQYFWPKAVGGELPRLLERKVQLVAEAAARCRIRLDRNELRDVTGEIEWAKVTQTVPEDYPAVVAKSSREAPRDPAEISRIYGLYEQLKRERSTIDFEDVLLLTVGILQERPDVADTVRRQYQHFVVDEYQDVSPLQQRLLELWLGDRDSICVVGDASQTIYSFTGATPDHLLNFRLRHPDATVVKLVRDYRSTPQVVHLANGLLAQAKGRTAEHRLELVSQRDPGPEPVYTEYADEPAEAEGVARRIRELLDAGVSASEIAVLYRVNAQSEVYEQALADAGVPYQLRGAERFFERPEVREAGLALRGAARAGGNDTLLADAVDLPSQVRAVLGGTGWTPQPPAGSGAVRDRWESLAALVRLAEDFGRARPRAELADFVAELDERANAQHAPTVEGVTLASLHAAKGLEWDAVFLVGLADGTLPITYARTDEQIEEERRLLYVGVTRARRHLSLSWALSRSPGGRGGRRPSRFLAGLRPGSSTERERAGGAGGVERGTGRSRRRRGPVRCRVCGRTLTDAGEIKLMRCEGCPSDLDEQLYERLREWRSVQARRLGQPAYCVFTDKTLMAIAEALPGDEAELSRIPGVGRRKLDRFGADVLALCAGEEIGEEVGEGSDEGNAGGSGADTDGAPGRVGNSAGGSAPE from the coding sequence GTGACAGCAGCGACGCCCCCCTCCCCCTTCCCGAACGTTCCCGAATCGCCGGACGCGGTACTCGAGGGACTCGATCCGGAGCAACGCGAGGTGGCGACGGCGCTGCACGGCCCGGTGTGCGTGCTGGCGGGGGCCGGCACGGGCAAGACGCGAGCCATCACGCACCGGATCGCGTACGGGGTGCGGGCGGGGATCCTCCCGCCCGCGAGCGTGCTGGCCGTCACGTTCACCAACCGCGCGGCGGGCGAGATGAGGGGACGTCTGCGCCAACTCGGCGCCGGCGGTGTGCAGGCCCGCACCTTCCACTCCGCCGCCCTGCGGCAGTTGCAGTACTTCTGGCCGAAGGCGGTCGGCGGCGAGCTGCCCCGGCTGCTGGAGCGCAAGGTCCAACTCGTCGCGGAGGCCGCCGCCCGCTGTCGCATCCGGCTCGACCGCAACGAACTGCGCGATGTGACGGGCGAGATCGAGTGGGCCAAGGTCACCCAGACGGTGCCGGAGGACTACCCGGCCGTGGTGGCGAAGTCGTCACGGGAGGCCCCGCGCGATCCGGCCGAGATCAGCCGGATCTACGGGCTCTACGAACAGCTCAAACGCGAGCGGTCGACGATCGACTTCGAGGACGTGCTCCTGCTCACGGTCGGCATCCTCCAGGAACGGCCCGACGTCGCCGACACCGTGCGCCGGCAGTACCAGCACTTCGTCGTGGACGAGTACCAGGACGTCAGCCCGCTCCAGCAGCGACTGTTGGAGCTGTGGCTGGGGGACCGCGACTCGATCTGCGTGGTCGGCGACGCGAGCCAGACGATCTACTCCTTCACCGGCGCCACCCCCGACCACCTGTTGAACTTCCGGCTCCGTCATCCGGACGCCACGGTGGTGAAGCTGGTGCGCGACTACCGTTCCACACCCCAGGTGGTGCACCTGGCCAACGGACTGCTGGCCCAGGCGAAGGGGCGGACGGCCGAGCACCGGCTCGAACTGGTCTCCCAGCGCGATCCCGGCCCCGAGCCCGTCTACACCGAGTACGCCGACGAGCCCGCCGAGGCCGAGGGCGTCGCCCGCCGCATCCGGGAACTGCTGGACGCGGGGGTCTCCGCGAGCGAGATCGCGGTGCTCTACCGGGTCAACGCCCAGTCCGAGGTGTACGAGCAGGCTCTCGCCGACGCGGGCGTGCCCTACCAGCTCCGCGGTGCCGAGCGGTTCTTCGAACGGCCGGAGGTGCGCGAGGCGGGCCTCGCGCTGCGCGGCGCGGCCCGTGCCGGGGGCAACGACACGCTGTTGGCCGACGCCGTGGACCTCCCTTCCCAGGTGCGCGCGGTCCTCGGGGGCACCGGTTGGACGCCGCAGCCTCCGGCCGGCTCGGGCGCGGTGCGCGATCGCTGGGAGTCGCTGGCCGCACTGGTCCGGCTCGCCGAGGACTTCGGCCGGGCCCGGCCGCGGGCGGAGCTGGCCGACTTCGTGGCCGAGCTGGACGAGCGGGCGAACGCCCAGCACGCCCCGACCGTCGAGGGCGTCACGCTCGCCTCGCTGCACGCGGCCAAGGGACTGGAGTGGGACGCGGTCTTCCTGGTCGGGCTGGCCGACGGGACGCTCCCGATCACCTACGCCAGGACCGACGAGCAGATCGAGGAGGAACGTCGACTGCTCTACGTGGGCGTCACCCGGGCCCGACGCCACCTGTCGCTGTCCTGGGCGCTGTCGCGTTCGCCGGGTGGTCGGGGCGGGCGCCGTCCGAGCCGTTTCCTGGCCGGGTTGCGGCCCGGCTCGTCGACGGAGAGGGAACGGGCGGGCGGTGCCGGCGGCGTGGAGCGGGGCACGGGCCGTTCGCGCAGACGGCGCGGACCGGTGCGGTGCCGGGTCTGCGGTCGCACCCTCACCGACGCCGGCGAGATCAAGCTGATGCGGTGCGAGGGCTGTCCCTCCGATCTGGACGAGCAACTGTACGAGCGACTGCGTGAGTGGCGTTCGGTACAGGCCCGGCGGCTCGGCCAGCCGGCGTACTGCGTCTTCACCGACAAGACGCTCATGGCCATCGCCGAGGCCCTCCCCGGCGACGAGGCCGAGCTGTCACGGATCCCGGGCGTGGGCAGGCGCAAGCTCGACCGGTTCGGCGCCGATGTGCTGGCGCTGTGCGCGGGTGAGGAGATCGGCGAGGAGGTCGGTGAGGGGAGCGACGAGGGGAACGCCGGAGGGAGCGGCGCGGACACCGATGGAGCCCCGGGGCGGGTGGGGAATTCGGCGGGTGGATCCGCGCCCGAATAA
- a CDS encoding WhiB family transcriptional regulator has product MHIQTHAPSVQPDPIRPSDSTEDSLTALTTLTELDDAIERLGVAVPCRSYDPEVFFAESPADVEYAKSLCRTCPLREACLAGAKDRREPWGVWGGELFVQGVVVPRKRPRGRPRKNPVTA; this is encoded by the coding sequence GTGCACATCCAGACGCACGCCCCGTCCGTACAGCCCGACCCGATCCGACCGTCCGATTCCACGGAGGACTCCTTGACCGCCCTCACCACGCTCACCGAGCTGGACGACGCCATCGAGCGTCTCGGTGTGGCCGTGCCCTGCCGCAGCTACGACCCGGAGGTCTTCTTCGCCGAGTCGCCCGCCGACGTGGAGTACGCCAAGTCCCTCTGCCGAACCTGCCCGCTGCGCGAGGCCTGCCTCGCCGGCGCCAAGGACCGCCGTGAGCCCTGGGGGGTCTGGGGCGGTGAGCTGTTCGTCCAGGGGGTCGTCGTTCCCCGCAAGCGGCCGCGTGGCCGTCCGCGCAAGAACCCGGTCACGGCATGA